From a single Miscanthus floridulus cultivar M001 chromosome 8, ASM1932011v1, whole genome shotgun sequence genomic region:
- the LOC136472870 gene encoding BTB/POZ and MATH domain-containing protein 1-like, producing the protein MVVSEGSVPVPPSDLRKQLGRLLDSKDGTDVLFNIDGEIFYAHRMVLAARSPVFKVGLLGSMVETKMPSITLHGIAPATFKIMLQFMYTDTLPGDDELGDSPHEMMQHLLAAADCYALDRLKLICAQRLWNKVSADTVAATLACAEMYSCRESKNKCIDFFAAEKNFKKAVLTEDFVQLGQNFPSIIAELRERVGAWHCVIDLHVCILVV; encoded by the coding sequence ATGGTGGTAAGTGAGGGCTCTGTTCCCGTGCCGCCTTCAGACCTCAGAAAACAGCTTGGGAGGCTACTGGATAGCAAAGATGGGACGGATGTATTGTTCAACATCGATGGCGAGATATTCTACGCACATCGAATGGTGCTTGCCGCACGTTCACCAGTATTTAAAGTCGGGCTCCTCGGATCCATGGTTGAGACTAAAATGCCATCCATCACCCTACATGGCATTGCTCCTGCAACATTCAAAATCATGCTTCAGTTCATGTACACTGACACGTTGCCTGGAGACGATGAACTTGGGGACTCTCCCCATGAGATGATGCAGCATCTGCTTGCTGCAGCTGACTGTTATGCATTGGACCGACTGAAGCTCATATGTGCCCAGAGATTGTGGAACAAGGTTTCAGCTGACACTGTTGCTGCTACCTTAGCTTGTGCTGAGATGTACAGCTGCAGGGAGTCAAAAAACAAGTGCATTGACTTCTTTGCAGCTGAGAAAAATTTCAAGAAGGCTGTCTTAACCGAGGATTTTGTGCAGTTGGGTCAGAATTTCCCATCGATTATTGCTGAGCTGCGGGAGAGGGTTGGGGCATGGCATTGTGTAATAGATCTCCATGTATGTATTTTAGTTGTCTAA